A region of Micrococcales bacterium DNA encodes the following proteins:
- the ftsX gene encoding permease-like cell division protein FtsX → MRLRFVVAEIFHGFRRNATMIWAVILVTFVSLSAVGAALMLQQQVDRIKGEWYDKVEVQVWLCPEAPVERETCRDGSVSQDQQDAVKAKLESPELDPYVEEVFFQSKEETYNDFLDRFGGTSMATEVTQAEFPPMFRVKLKDASKFSVVADAVKLMPGVYDTFDQSDLFDQLFNILGKIRLAALGIALVLGLAAILLITTTIRLSALSRQRETGIMRLVGASNLFIQLPFMLEGAVAALLGSALAVGTLWSVSQFWLADWVARNFAMMTTVRSSDVFAVAPYMVLAAVALAALSSVLTLRRFTKV, encoded by the coding sequence ATGAGATTGCGCTTTGTAGTGGCCGAGATCTTCCACGGCTTTAGGCGTAACGCCACCATGATCTGGGCGGTCATTCTGGTCACCTTTGTCTCTCTTTCGGCTGTCGGGGCTGCGCTGATGCTGCAGCAGCAGGTCGACCGGATCAAAGGGGAGTGGTATGACAAAGTTGAGGTCCAAGTTTGGCTCTGTCCTGAGGCCCCGGTCGAACGCGAAACCTGCCGCGATGGTTCGGTCAGCCAAGACCAACAAGACGCGGTCAAGGCCAAGCTGGAGTCACCCGAGCTTGACCCTTATGTCGAAGAGGTCTTCTTCCAGTCAAAGGAGGAGACCTACAACGACTTTCTAGACCGTTTTGGCGGCACCTCAATGGCCACCGAAGTGACCCAAGCAGAGTTTCCACCGATGTTTCGCGTCAAGCTCAAAGACGCCAGCAAATTCTCTGTCGTGGCCGATGCGGTCAAGCTGATGCCAGGGGTCTATGACACGTTTGACCAGTCAGATCTGTTTGACCAGTTGTTCAACATTCTAGGTAAAATCCGTCTAGCAGCCCTGGGCATTGCCCTGGTCTTGGGCCTGGCAGCAATTTTGCTCATCACGACGACGATTCGACTATCAGCCCTGTCCAGACAACGTGAAACCGGCATCATGCGCTTAGTTGGCGCCTCGAATCTCTTCATCCAGCTGCCGTTCATGCTGGAAGGAGCGGTGGCGGCACTCTTGGGTTCGGCCCTGGCTGTCGGTACGCTGTGGTCAGTCAGTCAGTTCTGGTTAGCCGATTGGGTAGCACGTAATTTCGCCATGATGACGACTGTTCGCAGCAGTGACGTCTTCGCGGTGGCGCCCTATATGGTGTTGGCGGCCGTGGCCCTGGCCGCACTCAGTTCGGTGCTGACATTGCGTCGCTTCACGAAGGTATAA